A genomic region of Elaeis guineensis isolate ETL-2024a chromosome 9, EG11, whole genome shotgun sequence contains the following coding sequences:
- the LOC140851667 gene encoding LOW QUALITY PROTEIN: trihelix transcription factor GT-4-like (The sequence of the model RefSeq protein was modified relative to this genomic sequence to represent the inferred CDS: inserted 1 base in 1 codon), with product MSLLTLDQYLSQSLLPCFRSREDEGDEEQQGARKSMYLSDKPQSVDYYKEDSRDMMIQVVGNGGLPPPQQQMILAESSGEDHEVKAPKKRAETWVQEETRSLISLRREMDGLFNTSKSNKHLWEQISAKMKDKGFDRSPTMCTDKWRNLLKEFKKAKHHAKGSGAVKMSYYKELDEMLKERNKNPAYKSPTVSKVDSYLQFSDKGLEDANISFGPVEGSGRSTLNMDRRLDHERHPLAITAADEVAANGVPPWNWRDTPANGGDNHTSYGGRVILVKWGDYTRKIGIDGSAEAIKDAIKSAFGIRTRRAFWLEDEDEVVRSLDRDMPLGTYTLHLDDGISIKICIYDETDRITVRTEERXIYTQEDFRDFLNRNGWTGLRELSGFRSVDTMDDLRPGAVYQGIRLLSD from the exons ATGTCTCTACTCACTCTAGACCAGTACCTCTCCCAATCCCTCCTCCCTTGCTTCCGGAGTCGAGAGGACGAGGGCGACGAGGAGCAGCAAGGGGCAAGGAAGAGCATGTACTTGTCTGACAAGCCCCAATCGGTCGATTATTATAAAGAAGATAGCCGCGACATGATGATCCAGGTCGTCGGCAATGGCGGGCTGCCGCCGCCCCAGCAGCAGATGATCCTGGCCGAAAGCAGTGGAGAGGACCACGAGGTGAAGGCACCCAAGAAGCGGGCTGAGACCTGGGTCCAGGAGGAGACGCGGAGCCTCATAAGCCTCCGGCGGGAGATGGATGGGCTGTTTAACACGTCGAAGTCGAACAAGCATTTGTGGGAGCAGATCTCGGCAAAGATGAAGGATAAGGGGTTCGACCGGTCGCCGACTATGTGCACAGATAAGTGGAGGAACCTGCTGAAGGAATTCAAGAAGGCAAAGCATCATGCGAAGGGTAGCGGGGCGGTGAAGATGTCGTACTATAAGGAGCTTGATGAGATGCTCAAGGAGAGGAACAAGAACCCAGCTTATAAGAGCCCCACGGTCTCCAAGGTTGACTCTTACCTGCAGTTTTCTGATAAAG GTCTTGAAGATGCTAATATTTCATTCGGGCCTGTGGAAG GAAGTGGTAGGTCAACACTCAATATGGACAGGCGTTTGGATCATGAGAGACATCCTCTTGCCATAACAGCAGCTGATGAAGTGGCAGCCAATGGTGTCCCCCCTTGGAATTGGAGAGACACCCCTGCAAATG GTGGCGATAATCATACCTCGTATGGTGGAAGGGTTATTTTAGTCAAGTGGGGAGACTACACAAGAAAGATTGGTATTGATGGCAGTGCAGAAGCAATAAAGGATGCAATCAAATCAGCATTTGGAATAAGGACTAGAAGGGCATTTTGGCTGGAGGATGAAGATGAGGTAGTTCGTAGCCTTGACAGGGACATGCCACTGGGAACCTATACTCTTCATCTTGACGATG ggatatcaataaaaatttgcATATATGATGAGACTGACCGCATAACAGTTCGTACTGAGGAGA CAATATACACTCAAGAGGATTTTCGTGATTTCCTTAATCGCAATGGCTGGACTGGCCTAAGAGAGTTAAGTGGCTTTAGAAGTGTTGACACAATGGATGACCTTCGTCCTGGTGCTGTGTATCAGGGTATAAGACTCCTGAGTGATTAG